From Zingiber officinale cultivar Zhangliang chromosome 5B, Zo_v1.1, whole genome shotgun sequence, the proteins below share one genomic window:
- the LOC121986033 gene encoding protein OBERON 4-like: MKRAKSSAYEEDLEGDAGEKLSWEDFPRRGRDPYRSSSSHRRPSYSRLDGAWKTGRPSLYDREHDAERSLRRRYDHETEHFDRRKGYNRHGDWPMLPSSPRDSYGSERIHRSESFSGLRREFPKGFRSERDRPRGEAGGSWLSWRSRSSKDLSSEEMVRKSSSIYSDSAGRRSHGASPDVHRRKVSSRDSASGEPSRKPETRPAEAVKRSREIGSSSSEMEEGELEPDLEPEPRHVEPPSVDTKSATMLDSDYCENRDPVNDCVHEEVLEKKLVLPDAMRLDDDDNVASGDGEDEKLANSLLETGNATDDIKCDQSVVLKELKEDRGDGEGCAKDDNEDKEVEGELCSIDLEVCKEGSICLQLEGKELVHNHPKQTSEEEVHMITSPTHHIQKENLEDNKEESKYDEAKVDVIQEHKMACPISSLQVEELMEEAQCNADTLEIIENEGKVETKRAHETDNEQDKEAEVANGKKHDTDIQLEVIQKEQAFFDLETGANSSITLPDHHMGTAVGTNDELVTLMLIRDQTPEKHLDKGKSLAISDSTKAHLLESGDPQEGSGRRGFELVFPSKTNQEEKAHTSRKVACNFAVKEPKSEPLDLSLALPGGLSNHSMKQAKPKLENSSCAGSMESLPSTLRTNTDEFGTSISFTSYQTILHDPSCSLTQNSPYLEDNLVGSHTTFGGLNQVSSGTTWQAHTSKNTKKNKSGLPFHSVQMNGNSSHTSLHSVSGQHNFKPNSPFQQSTLPRQISPTNSHVSHDSRCQPTKEMSRVVGKRSSGTDQWNGEQPILNQLSVTEKIVYKIVSQPLQLNGRMLQEMSDQSVAYLKESICEMLTNKDKSSLLHLLQDVLRTRSDMTIETLSTCQRDLLEILLTIKTGYLDFIQKTNSLSSSSLVEIFLNLKCQNLSCGSLLPVDNCDCKMCTKKVGFCSACMCLVCSKFDDASNTCSWVGCDMCLHWCHTDCGLRDFHIRNVHTSIGEGFAEMQFHCIACGHTSEMFGFVREVFATCAKEWKAETLAKELQYVSRIFSPSNDVRGRRLHELADQMLLNLENNINQSEIVSQITTFLSESGSNIGNNPLLFTPKKSAKHEASQSNAISCSSQEQTQSIASGKAYAFENTVISIKDFDQFGRKAGDIGPAVSLEKKPTVDELERIIKFKQAEAKMYQQHADDARKEATSLGHIVIARSSKIDEDYARQIENLRLSELEERRREKLKELQAAEKAHQEYCNVKMHMEADIKNLLLKIEATRQNLNA, encoded by the exons ATGAAGCGTGCGAAATCGTCGGCCTACGAGGAAGACTTGGAGGGCGACGCCGGCGAGAAGCTGAGCTGGGAGGACTTTCCGCGGAGGGGTCGCGACCCGTACCGCTCCTCCTCCTCCCACCGCCGCCCCTCCTACTCGAGGCTGGATGGCGCCTGGAAGACCGGCCGCCCGTCGCTGTACGACCGGGAACACGATGCCGAGCGGTCACTCCGGAGGCGGTACGACCACGAAACGGAGCACTTCGACCGGCGGAAAGGTTACAACCGGCACGGAGATTGGCCGATGCTGCCGTCGTCACCGCGGGACTCCTACGGGAGCGAGCGGATACACCGGTCGGAGAGCTTCTCGGGGCTAAGGAGGGAGTTCCCCAAGGGTTTCAGGTCGGAGCGTGACCGTCCTAGGGGAGAGGCCGGCGGGAGCTGGTTGTCTTGGAGATCGAGAAGTTCCAAGGATCTCTCTAGCGAGGAGATGGTGCGGAAATCTTCGTCGATCTACTCGGATTCGGCAGGGCGACGAAGCCACGGCGCGTCTCCAGATGTTCACAGAAGGAAAGTGAGTTCTAGGGACTCCGCGAGCGGGGAACCGTCGAGGAAACCAGAGACGAGGCCAGCTGAGGCAGTAAAGAGGAGCAGAGAGATTGGCAGCAGCAGTAGCGAGATGGAAGAGGGGGAGCTCGAACCAGATCTCGAACCAGAACCAAGACATGTAGAACCACCATCTGTTGATACCAAATCAGCCACTATGTTGGATTCAGATTACTGCGAGAATAGAGATCCGGTGAATGATTGTGTTCATGAAGAAGTTTTGGAGAAGAAACTAGTGCTACCTGATGCAATGAGGTTGGATGATGATGATAATGTTGCTAGCGGTGACGGCGAAGATGAAAAATTGGCAAATTCCTTACTGGAAACGGGCAATGCAACTGATGATATAAAGTGCGACCAGTCTGTTGTCCTTAAGGAGCTGAAGGAGGACAGAGGGGATGGAGAAGGATGTGCCAAAGATGATAATGAGGATAAAGAAGTAGAGGGTGAATTGTGCAGCATAGATCTGGAGGTTTGTAAAGAAGGAAGCATCTGCCTACAGTTGGAAGGTAAGGAATTGGTGCACAATCACCCGAAGCAGACAAGTGAGGAAGAAGTTCACATGATAACATCTCCTACTCACCACATTCAGAAGGAAAATTTGGAagacaacaaagaagaaagcaaaTATGATGAAGCTAAAGTTGATGTCATACAGGAGCATAAGATGGCATGTCCTATTTCCTCTTTGCAGGTGGAGGAGTTGATGGAGGAAGCCCAATGCAATGCAGATACGCTTGAAATCATTGAAAATGAAGGTAAAGTTGAAACCAAAAGGGCGCATGAGACAGATAATGAACAAGATAAGGAAGCTGAAGTTGCAAATGGAAAGAAGCATGATACAGACATACAGCTTGAAGTCATACAAAAAGAACAGGCCTTTTTTGATCTTGAGACTGGTGCTAATAGTTCCATTACCTTGCCTGATCATCATATGGGAACTGCTGTTGGTACTAATGACGAATTAGTGACACTGATGCTTATCAGGGACCAGACTCCGGAGAAGCACCTGGACAAAGGTAAAAGCCTTGCAATTTCTGACTCAACCAAAGCTCACCTTTTGGAAAGTGGTGATCCCCAGGAAGGATCTGGAAGAAGAGGTTTTGAGTTGGTCTTCCCATCCAAGACTAACCAAGAGGAGAAAGCACATACTAGCAGGAAGGTTGCATGCAATTTTGCGGTTAAAGAGCCCAAAAGTGAGCCTTTggacctttctcttgctcttccTGGTGGATTGTCAAATCATTCCATGAAACAGGCCAAGCCCAAGCTTGAGAATTCAAGCTGTGCTGGGAGCATGGAGTCATTGCCGTCCACACTGAGAACAAACACAGATGAATTTGGAACTTCGATCTCATTTACGAGCTATCAAACCATTCTTCATGATCCCAGTTGTTCTCTTACTCAGAATTCACCATACCTTGAAGATAACCTAGTTGGTAGCCATACTACTTTTGGAGGGTTGAATCAGGTTTCAAGTGGTACGACATGGCAAGCTCACACGTCAAAGAACACTAAGAAGAACAAATCTGGCCTACCTTTCCATAGTGTACAGATGAATGGAAACTCTTCACATACATCACTTCATTCAGTGAGTGGTCAACATAATTTTAAACCCAATAGCCCATTCCAACAGTCAACTCTTCCGCGACAAATCTCCCCAACAAACAGTCATGTTTCTCATGATTCTAGATGTCAACCTACCAAAGAGATGAGTAGGGTGGTTGGGAAGAGAAGCAGTGGGACTGATCAATGGAATGGTGAGCAGCCCATACTTAATCAATTAAGTGTCACGGAGAAGATTGTCTACAAGATTGTGTCACAACCTTTGCAACTGAATGGTAGAATGCTTCAGGAAATGTCTGATCAATCGGTAGCTTACTTGAAGGAAAGCATTTGTGAGATGCTGACCAACAAAGATAAAAGCAGCCTGCTGCATTTGTTACAAGATGTGCTTCGAACGAGGTCTGATATGACAATTGAAACACTGAGCACTTGTCAACGAGACCTACTAGAGATCCTGCTGACCATAAAAACAGGTTATCTTGATTTTATTCAGAAAACAAACAGCTTGTCATCTTCCAGTTTGGTTGAGATCTTCCTGAATTTGAAATGCCAGAATCTCTCTTGTGGGAGTTTGTTGCCTGTGGATAACTGTGACTGCAAGATGTGTACAAAGAAAGTTGGGTTCTGCAGTGCTTGTATGTGTCTTGTGTGCTCCAAGTTCGATGATGCATCGAATACCTGTAGTTGGGTTGGCTGTGACATGTGTCTCCATTGGTGCCACACAGATTGTGGATTGCGTGATTTTCATATTAGAAATGTGCATACATCTATAGGAGAAGGATTTGCTGAAATGCAATTTCACTGTATTGCTTGTGGCCATACTTCAGAGATGTTTGGCTTTGTTAGGGAAGTTTTTGCTACATGCGCCAAGGAGTGGAAAGCAGAAACCCTTGCTAAGGAACTTCAATATGTCAGCAGGATCTTCTCTCCCAGTAATGATGTACGGGGTAGAAGATTACATGAGTTAGCTGATCAGATGCTGCTGAATCTGGAGAACAATATTAATCAGTCTGAAATTGTTAGTCAGATTACGACATTTCTTTCAG AGAGTGGATCTAACATCGGAAACAATCCTTTACTCTTTACACCCAAGAAGTCAGCCAAACATGAGGCTAGCCAAAGCAATGCAATATCTTGCTCAAGCCAAGAGCAAACACAGTCGATCGCATCGGGAAAGGCATACGCTTTTGAAAATACAGTAATCTCCATCAAAGATTTTGACCAGTTTGGTAGGAAAGCTGGTGACATTGGACCAGCAGTGAGTCTAGAAAAGAAGCCAACAGTTGATGAACTGGAAAGGATCATAAAGTTCAAACAAGCTGAGGCCAAAATGTACCAACAGCATGCTgatgatgcaaggaaagaagctACGAGTCTTGGACATATTGTAATAGCTAGGAGTTCGAAAATTGATGAAGACTATGCAAGACAAATTGAAAATTTGCGACTGAGTGAGTTAGAGGAAAGACGTAGAGAAAAGCTTAAAGAACTACAAGCTGCAGAAAAGGCTCATCAGGAGTATTGCAATGTGAAGATGCATATGGAAGCAGATATCAAAAATCTATTGCTTAAAATAGAAGCCACAAGACAGAACCTAAATGCATGA